The Mytilus galloprovincialis chromosome 7, xbMytGall1.hap1.1, whole genome shotgun sequence genome has a window encoding:
- the LOC143084109 gene encoding uncharacterized protein LOC143084109 — protein MKPLWYEWSIGYTQFDFPSGIYDPVEEKVWQDGGQLKDCVFSTKPGAKLGNTLTYSVFVRIWYSADQYAVFKSNGIVVMGQAPVLATVRGKTVSLIDTQNIHLE, from the exons ATGAAACCTTTATG GTATGAATGGAGTATTGGTTACACTCAGTTTGATTTTCCATCTGGTATTTATGATCCTGTGGAAGAAAAGGTTTGGCAGGATGGTGGTCAACTTAAAGACTGTGTTTTTTCTACAAAACCTG gtGCCAAATTGGGGAATACTTTGACTTACTCTGTGTTTGTGAGAATATGGTATTCAGCAGACCAGTATGCTGTATTTAAATCCAACGGAATTGTTGTCATGGGACAAGCACCTGTGTTAGCTACTGTCAGAGGAAAAACTGTAAGTCTAATAGATACACAGAATATACATTTAGAATAA